In one window of Ignatzschineria indica DNA:
- a CDS encoding CopY/TcrY family copper transport repressor yields MTKNKISPAEYTIMQVLWSQNQATSQEMITILSKSTDWKPNTIQVMLSRLVSKGVVGIRKRGRYNVYFPTIAEGDRSRNIGESSTHICARKVGSRIVEMIENRILSFDDIAKIEKALEAKKAFAVEEVMCDCPPGTCTCKNCNCRREDRKYALTPANSQVEDSDQRATANNSLATSLSSPLSLQPEKEQQRAEEIKSDKMKSSCCGG; encoded by the coding sequence ATGACAAAAAATAAGATATCACCAGCAGAATATACCATCATGCAGGTATTATGGTCCCAAAACCAAGCAACAAGCCAAGAGATGATTACGATCTTAAGTAAATCAACCGATTGGAAACCAAATACCATTCAAGTAATGCTCTCCCGTTTAGTGAGTAAAGGTGTTGTCGGTATCCGAAAACGGGGTCGCTATAATGTCTACTTTCCCACAATCGCAGAAGGTGATCGTAGCCGAAATATCGGGGAGAGTTCCACTCATATCTGTGCTCGAAAGGTGGGGAGTCGTATTGTCGAGATGATCGAAAACCGCATACTCTCCTTCGATGATATCGCGAAGATTGAGAAGGCATTAGAAGCTAAAAAAGCTTTTGCCGTTGAGGAGGTGATGTGTGATTGTCCGCCGGGAACCTGTACCTGTAAAAATTGTAACTGCAGACGAGAAGATCGAAAGTATGCCCTAACCCCGGCCAATAGCCAAGTTGAAGATTCAGATCAAAGAGCAACGGCCAATAACTCACTTGCGACTTCACTATCTTCCCCTTTATCACTACAGCCGGAAAAAGAGCAGCAGAGAGCAGAAGAGATCAAGAGCGACAAAATGAAAAGTAGCTGTTGCGGTGGCTAG
- a CDS encoding energy transducer TonB, with amino-acid sequence MFKFSNIVIFAGVLLFHYAILQRLLIAPPDQIVKQDLAAAGTILEISLIPEMRMESASVNLPSSTTSVVEQEESEKALESFEPEKAVESIIAVDQPAEESIEKRVQEPLTAPTQNLNESKPKKSEPKQSALKLEKKPVKKEERREEKKQGNNPKANRSNNRNPGGSDLRNQAFVPPSHQGAALGNRKPRYPELSLRRREEGQVTLVATVLPSGRAKSVKVHKSSGYPRLDEAALKAAKEYRYQPAQKEGKAIEYDYLFTVTFKIEKR; translated from the coding sequence ATGTTTAAATTCTCTAATATTGTGATCTTTGCCGGAGTGTTACTCTTTCACTACGCGATTTTGCAACGACTCTTGATCGCTCCCCCTGATCAGATCGTTAAGCAGGATCTAGCAGCGGCAGGCACAATATTAGAGATCTCTTTAATTCCTGAGATGCGGATGGAGAGTGCCTCCGTAAACTTACCATCAAGTACAACATCGGTTGTAGAGCAAGAAGAGAGTGAGAAAGCGCTCGAAAGCTTTGAGCCGGAGAAAGCAGTTGAATCTATAATAGCAGTTGATCAGCCAGCCGAAGAGAGTATTGAAAAAAGGGTGCAGGAGCCATTAACAGCACCTACTCAAAATCTCAATGAGAGTAAGCCGAAGAAGAGTGAGCCTAAACAGAGTGCGCTAAAGCTTGAAAAAAAGCCGGTGAAAAAGGAAGAGAGGAGAGAAGAGAAAAAGCAGGGTAATAATCCAAAAGCGAACCGTAGCAATAATCGTAATCCCGGTGGGAGCGATCTTAGAAATCAAGCCTTTGTGCCGCCATCGCATCAGGGAGCGGCACTAGGCAATCGTAAACCGCGCTATCCAGAGCTTTCGCTCCGGCGCCGAGAAGAGGGGCAAGTCACTTTAGTGGCAACAGTACTCCCTTCAGGACGAGCGAAGAGTGTTAAAGTGCATAAAAGTAGTGGTTACCCACGTCTAGATGAAGCTGCCCTAAAAGCGGCGAAAGAGTATCGCTATCAGCCGGCACAAAAAGAGGGCAAAGCGATTGAGTATGATTATCTCTTTACCGTAACTTTTAAGATTGAAAAACG
- a CDS encoding TonB-dependent copper receptor: protein MKQKRLCLALFAILIPPLFADEVNHLPQEVALEERLTALDDIQVIAKISDQPNIQYINPKEAIQPAPVQDGTELLRLIPNMSVARKGGGGGEPIFRGLGGSRLRILSNDHQILGGCGGRMDPPTAYIYPESYDEVIFIKGPQTVKYGPGNIAGVARFIRNDLRFDQPTAKLSGSLLGGSFDRIESYVDGIIGNEWGWIHANATYNRSHDYKDGAGDKIHSKYKRDSQTIEAGLTPTENTLIEIGYDRSRGHTYYADRMMDGIKFDRDSWRFRVKQENITDWLRTLQFEYSHNKIDHVMDNYTYRISPKMFAVSNPARTTQSAKLFAELSLGDHETTVGIDWLDDRHKLRMTGMKPNLAAAANYHKMPYQANQKFKNWGIFIEDEWFLNDSQKLVMGYRHDRYDAKYNPDFGKGSKIAPQFHSKRYNLDSAFLRYEHRLGDWLLHAGYGMAQRAPDFWERSKDNGERLKKETNHEIDLGVIFQNETLAFSTTLFASKMKDYILIQEKAARNIDADRYGIEAQVQWNMSQNWRLSSSIAYTYGKNKTDNRPLAQVPPLEWNSSLQWHDEQFSAGIVWRVVNSQHRYAKGQGNIFGTDIGRGAGYGTVALNASWKVRNEMTIMAGVDNLFNKNYAEFISRGTHDIAGYNVQNKTRINEPGRSLWVRMNIDL, encoded by the coding sequence ATGAAACAGAAGAGATTGTGTCTCGCACTCTTTGCGATTCTTATCCCCCCATTGTTTGCCGATGAAGTGAATCATCTACCGCAAGAGGTTGCTCTAGAGGAGAGATTAACGGCATTAGATGATATTCAGGTGATTGCTAAGATCTCTGATCAGCCAAATATTCAATATATCAATCCCAAAGAGGCGATACAGCCGGCACCGGTGCAAGATGGTACAGAGCTATTGCGCTTAATCCCTAATATGAGTGTTGCTCGTAAAGGGGGCGGCGGCGGTGAGCCGATCTTCCGTGGATTGGGCGGATCTCGTCTACGTATTTTGAGTAATGATCATCAAATTCTAGGTGGATGTGGCGGACGAATGGATCCCCCAACCGCTTATATCTATCCTGAATCATATGATGAAGTGATCTTTATTAAAGGGCCACAAACAGTAAAATATGGCCCGGGAAATATTGCCGGAGTTGCTCGTTTTATCCGTAATGATCTTCGTTTTGATCAACCGACAGCTAAATTGAGCGGTTCCCTTTTAGGAGGTTCCTTTGATCGAATTGAATCCTATGTTGATGGGATCATCGGTAATGAGTGGGGCTGGATTCATGCCAATGCGACCTATAATCGCTCACATGATTATAAGGATGGTGCCGGCGATAAGATCCATTCTAAATATAAACGGGATAGTCAAACGATAGAAGCGGGCTTAACCCCCACCGAGAATACCTTGATTGAAATAGGTTATGATCGTAGCCGTGGCCATACCTACTATGCAGATCGCATGATGGATGGTATCAAGTTTGATCGTGATAGCTGGCGCTTTAGAGTGAAACAGGAGAATATTACCGATTGGTTACGCACGCTCCAATTTGAGTATAGCCATAATAAGATTGATCATGTGATGGATAATTACACTTACCGAATTTCACCAAAGATGTTTGCGGTAAGTAATCCTGCACGGACAACGCAATCGGCAAAGCTCTTTGCAGAACTCTCTTTAGGAGATCATGAGACAACAGTGGGGATCGATTGGCTCGATGATCGCCATAAGTTACGAATGACCGGTATGAAACCCAATTTAGCAGCTGCCGCTAACTACCATAAGATGCCTTATCAAGCGAATCAAAAATTTAAGAATTGGGGCATCTTTATTGAAGATGAGTGGTTCCTCAATGATTCACAGAAATTGGTGATGGGATATCGTCATGATCGTTATGATGCAAAATATAATCCCGATTTTGGCAAAGGAAGTAAAATTGCACCCCAATTTCATTCGAAACGTTACAATCTCGATTCTGCATTTCTCCGTTATGAGCATCGTTTAGGTGATTGGTTACTACATGCCGGTTACGGTATGGCGCAACGTGCGCCCGATTTCTGGGAGAGAAGTAAAGATAATGGTGAACGTCTTAAGAAAGAGACTAATCATGAGATCGATCTAGGGGTTATCTTCCAAAATGAGACATTAGCCTTCTCAACAACACTCTTTGCGAGCAAAATGAAGGATTATATCTTGATCCAAGAAAAAGCAGCTCGTAATATCGATGCTGACCGTTACGGCATTGAAGCGCAAGTGCAATGGAATATGAGCCAAAATTGGCGCCTTAGCAGTAGCATTGCTTACACTTATGGAAAGAATAAAACCGATAATCGCCCATTAGCACAAGTTCCCCCTTTAGAGTGGAATAGCTCCCTTCAGTGGCATGATGAGCAATTTAGTGCCGGGATTGTTTGGCGAGTGGTGAATTCGCAACATCGTTATGCAAAAGGGCAAGGGAATATTTTTGGTACCGATATCGGTCGTGGTGCCGGCTATGGCACGGTTGCGCTTAATGCTTCATGGAAGGTACGCAATGAGATGACCATTATGGCGGGCGTTGATAATCTCTTTAATAAAAATTATGCCGAATTTATCAGTCGTGGAACGCATGATATTGCAGGTTATAACGTTCAGAATAAAACTCGTATTAATGAGCCGGGAAGAAGCCTTTGGGTCAGGATGAATATTGATCTTTAG
- the nhaA gene encoding Na+/H+ antiporter NhaA, which produces MYQKIKYFFTLPTAGGIILMLSAIIGLILANSALSDFYFSILNSDVAGLSVLHWINDALMAIFFLYVGLELKREFISGELATNAQRILPGLAAFAGLAVPALIYFGLNSTDPVALHGWAIPTATDIAFALGIVALLGSRVPVSLKIFLTALAIIDDLAAILIIAIFYSDSLQLSYLLAALICVIILIFCNYRRITQPIVYIIIGAILWFVVLKSGIHATLAGVVLAMTIPLNGVKENKKGETPLIAWEHALSNWVSFLIIPLFGLANAGVSLKGFDFSMLTHPVVLGVTLGLFVGKQVGVFGMVFIGEKLGIFQRPSGASWTQVYGIALLCGIGFTMSLFISMLAFTSPELQDLSKIGVFLGSLLSGVLGYLLLRFHKAPAEKLEK; this is translated from the coding sequence ATGTATCAAAAAATTAAGTACTTTTTCACACTTCCAACTGCAGGCGGCATCATTTTAATGCTTTCAGCAATTATTGGGCTTATTCTCGCCAATAGTGCATTATCAGACTTCTATTTCTCTATTCTAAATAGTGATGTTGCCGGTTTATCGGTACTTCATTGGATTAATGATGCTTTGATGGCAATTTTCTTCCTCTATGTTGGACTCGAATTGAAACGAGAATTCATCAGTGGAGAGCTTGCAACCAATGCTCAACGTATTTTACCTGGATTAGCTGCTTTTGCAGGGTTAGCGGTGCCGGCACTGATCTACTTTGGACTCAATAGTACCGATCCTGTCGCGCTTCATGGCTGGGCAATTCCCACAGCTACAGATATCGCTTTTGCACTTGGAATTGTTGCACTCTTAGGAAGTCGTGTCCCCGTATCTCTTAAGATCTTCTTAACCGCTTTAGCCATTATTGATGATTTAGCGGCTATTTTGATTATTGCGATCTTTTATAGTGACTCCTTACAGCTTAGCTATCTCTTAGCGGCGCTCATCTGCGTGATCATCTTAATCTTCTGTAACTATCGCCGAATTACACAACCAATCGTCTATATTATCATTGGTGCTATTCTCTGGTTTGTCGTCTTAAAATCAGGAATTCACGCAACGCTTGCCGGTGTTGTATTAGCGATGACCATTCCGCTCAATGGCGTTAAAGAGAATAAGAAAGGGGAAACACCTCTCATTGCATGGGAGCACGCTCTTAGCAATTGGGTCAGCTTCTTAATCATTCCACTTTTTGGCTTAGCCAATGCCGGCGTTTCATTGAAAGGCTTCGATTTTTCGATGTTGACACATCCTGTCGTTTTAGGCGTTACCTTAGGTCTCTTTGTCGGAAAGCAGGTGGGCGTTTTTGGTATGGTCTTTATTGGCGAAAAATTGGGGATATTCCAACGTCCGAGCGGCGCGAGTTGGACACAAGTCTATGGTATCGCCCTTCTCTGCGGGATCGGCTTTACGATGAGTCTCTTTATCAGTATGTTGGCCTTTACCTCACCTGAATTGCAAGATCTAAGTAAGATTGGTGTCTTCTTAGGTTCTCTTCTCTCTGGAGTATTAGGTTATCTACTTCTTCGCTTCCATAAAGCGCCTGCTGAAAAGCTAGAGAAGTAA
- a CDS encoding catalase: protein MSDKKYFTTAAGAPVANNQDSLTAGRRGPMLLQDVWFLEKLAHFDREVIPERRMHAKGSGAFGKFTVTHDITQYTSAKIFSEIGKETEMFARFSTVAGERGAADTERDIRGFALRFYTEEGNWDLVGNNTPVFFFRDPLKFPDLNHAIKRDPHTNMRCPNANWDFWTSLPEALHQITITMSDRGIPKSYRHMHGFGSHTFSFINKDKERFWVKFHFQTRQGIENLTDSEAEKIVGKDREASQRDLHDAIKKGDYPKWDMFIQVMTLEEAEKMPYNPFDLTKVWYKKDFPLIPVGTFELNRNPDNYFQDVEQAAFNPAHVVPGIGFSPDRMLQGRLFSYGDAQRYRLGVNHHQIPVNSPKCPVHSYHRDGAMRVDGNQGRRIAYEPNSYSEWTEARHLEEPELDLIGPATRWDFHEDDNNYFEQPGKLFRLMTPEEQQRLFDNTARNMGDSEEHIKKRHIYHCYQADPAYGTGVAEALGIDIKSVITA from the coding sequence AACCAAGATTCTTTAACAGCAGGTCGTCGTGGACCGATGTTATTACAAGATGTCTGGTTCTTAGAGAAATTAGCCCACTTTGATCGTGAAGTTATTCCTGAGCGTCGGATGCATGCGAAAGGATCAGGCGCTTTTGGTAAATTTACCGTTACCCACGATATTACCCAATATACGAGTGCCAAAATTTTCTCTGAGATTGGTAAAGAGACAGAGATGTTTGCTCGTTTTTCAACAGTTGCCGGAGAGCGTGGTGCCGCAGATACAGAGCGTGATATTCGTGGATTTGCCCTCCGTTTCTATACCGAAGAGGGAAATTGGGATTTAGTGGGTAATAATACACCGGTCTTCTTCTTCCGTGATCCATTAAAATTCCCTGATCTTAATCATGCGATTAAGCGTGATCCCCATACTAATATGCGTTGCCCTAATGCTAACTGGGATTTCTGGACCTCTCTGCCAGAGGCTCTTCATCAAATTACCATTACAATGAGTGACCGCGGTATTCCAAAATCATATCGTCATATGCATGGATTTGGTAGCCATACCTTTAGCTTTATCAATAAAGATAAAGAGCGTTTCTGGGTCAAATTCCACTTCCAAACGCGTCAGGGAATTGAGAATTTAACGGATAGTGAAGCAGAGAAGATTGTTGGTAAGGATCGTGAAGCGAGTCAGCGAGATCTTCATGATGCTATTAAAAAGGGTGATTATCCAAAATGGGATATGTTTATTCAGGTAATGACACTTGAAGAGGCAGAGAAGATGCCATACAACCCATTTGACCTTACAAAAGTTTGGTATAAGAAAGATTTCCCATTGATTCCTGTGGGTACATTTGAGCTTAACCGCAATCCGGATAATTATTTCCAAGATGTTGAGCAAGCGGCATTTAACCCTGCGCATGTTGTTCCTGGTATCGGTTTTTCACCTGATAGAATGTTACAAGGTCGACTCTTCTCTTATGGAGATGCCCAGCGTTACCGCTTAGGGGTGAACCATCATCAGATTCCTGTAAACTCCCCGAAATGTCCGGTACATAGTTACCATCGCGATGGTGCAATGCGAGTGGATGGTAACCAAGGTCGTCGTATTGCTTATGAACCAAATAGCTATAGTGAGTGGACAGAAGCACGCCATCTTGAAGAGCCAGAACTCGATCTTATTGGACCTGCAACCCGTTGGGACTTCCATGAAGATGATAACAATTACTTTGAGCAACCTGGAAAACTCTTCCGCTTAATGACACCAGAAGAGCAACAACGCCTCTTTGATAATACAGCTCGAAATATGGGTGATAGTGAAGAGCATATTAAAAAGCGCCATATCTACCACTGCTATCAAGCAGATCCAGCTTATGGTACCGGCGTGGCAGAAGCTTTAGGAATTGATATTAAGAGTGTTATTACAGCATAA
- the cobB gene encoding Sir2 family NAD+-dependent deacetylase: MVKREFYIEQLGKQFIKETPRVVVLTGAGISAESGIRTFRAADGLWENHPIEEVASPEGFQRNPQLVQQFYNDRRAQLQSEIVKPNAAHFALAHLEARLGDHFLLVTQNVDNLHERAGSKRLIHMHGELLKVRCLESGMIFDWKSAVTEESLCPCCQRRGYLRPHIVWFGEMPLEMERIYQALEEADLFLSIGTSGNVYPAAGFVEIAKMVGAHSVELNLEPTQGASLFDEAYYGPASEIVPQYCNKIIS, encoded by the coding sequence ATGGTTAAGAGAGAATTCTATATTGAACAGCTTGGAAAACAGTTCATTAAAGAGACGCCGAGAGTTGTTGTATTGACCGGTGCCGGCATCTCAGCAGAATCTGGTATTCGCACCTTTCGTGCAGCCGATGGTCTTTGGGAGAATCACCCTATTGAGGAGGTGGCATCTCCCGAAGGATTTCAACGAAATCCGCAACTGGTACAACAATTTTATAATGATCGCCGGGCGCAATTGCAATCGGAGATAGTTAAACCCAATGCAGCACATTTTGCCCTCGCTCATTTGGAAGCACGATTAGGGGATCATTTTCTCCTTGTTACACAAAATGTCGATAATCTTCATGAACGTGCCGGTTCAAAGAGATTGATCCATATGCATGGGGAACTACTTAAAGTTCGCTGTTTAGAAAGTGGAATGATCTTCGATTGGAAAAGTGCCGTAACAGAGGAGAGCCTCTGCCCTTGCTGCCAACGACGAGGTTATCTGCGCCCTCATATCGTTTGGTTTGGGGAGATGCCGCTAGAGATGGAGAGAATCTATCAAGCTTTAGAAGAGGCTGATCTTTTTCTCTCTATTGGTACCTCTGGAAATGTCTATCCTGCTGCCGGCTTTGTAGAGATTGCGAAGATGGTGGGGGCACATAGTGTAGAACTCAACCTCGAACCGACCCAAGGAGCAAGCCTCTTTGATGAAGCTTATTATGGCCCTGCTTCTGAAATTGTCCCGCAATATTGTAACAAAATCATCAGTTAA
- the hydA gene encoding dihydropyrimidinase produces MGTILIKNGIIVDTDHEYRANLLIEGEKIVAITDQTPNADEVVDAEGKYILPGGIDEHTHLGSFGGMGFETTHAALAGGTTMVIDFAPMHEGETFSDAIEAHDQTAAGIASCDYAFHSMVMGGGHKGLFDDIKNLPKHGVSTIKLLMGYKGSEYYSNDETIMHCMREARKYGITTMLHCENSDMISYLTEILEKEHPEQTIDHYYSRLPITEVEATRRGIDMAILTRAPLFIVHVTLEDSMLAIRDAYQKGYPIYGETCTHYLTLHKSYLGLPHFEGAKYVCAPPLRDKSNQEPLWEGLRRGWLTATSSDHCALVGGFQKKKEGYGDFAKIPNGVPGMQERMSMLWTYGVEAGHISRQKFVEITATNPARLLNIPHKGRIAVGCDADILIWDQDYEGEIHNKDLCQGIDYSAFEGFKIKGRADKVFLRGQLMAEKGKFIGKKGEGKRQHAKPFGFCFDYLRRPLVEPRSS; encoded by the coding sequence ATGGGTACTATTCTGATTAAAAATGGCATCATTGTTGATACTGATCATGAGTATCGGGCAAACCTGCTGATTGAAGGGGAGAAGATCGTTGCGATTACTGATCAAACTCCAAATGCCGATGAAGTCGTTGATGCTGAGGGAAAGTATATCCTTCCCGGTGGCATTGATGAACATACCCATTTAGGCTCCTTTGGTGGTATGGGGTTTGAAACAACCCATGCCGCACTTGCCGGTGGTACAACGATGGTGATCGATTTTGCACCGATGCATGAAGGTGAGACCTTTAGTGATGCGATTGAAGCGCATGATCAAACAGCGGCGGGGATAGCAAGCTGTGATTATGCATTTCACTCAATGGTGATGGGCGGTGGGCATAAAGGGCTCTTTGATGATATAAAAAACCTCCCAAAACATGGGGTCTCCACTATTAAATTATTGATGGGGTATAAAGGTAGTGAGTATTACTCAAATGATGAAACCATTATGCACTGTATGCGAGAAGCGAGAAAATATGGGATCACCACCATGCTCCATTGTGAAAATAGCGATATGATCTCCTATTTGACAGAGATCTTAGAGAAAGAACATCCAGAGCAGACGATAGATCACTACTACTCACGCCTTCCTATTACTGAGGTAGAGGCAACACGTCGGGGGATCGATATGGCGATCTTAACACGAGCGCCACTCTTTATAGTCCATGTGACGCTCGAAGATTCGATGTTAGCGATTCGCGATGCCTATCAGAAGGGGTATCCGATCTATGGCGAAACATGTACGCACTATCTCACATTACATAAGTCCTACTTAGGGCTTCCCCATTTTGAAGGTGCTAAATATGTTTGTGCGCCCCCATTGAGGGATAAATCGAATCAAGAGCCCCTATGGGAAGGACTTCGCCGGGGCTGGTTAACGGCGACGAGTTCGGATCACTGTGCTTTAGTGGGGGGCTTTCAGAAGAAGAAAGAGGGATATGGTGATTTTGCAAAGATTCCTAATGGTGTTCCTGGAATGCAGGAGCGTATGTCGATGCTCTGGACTTATGGTGTAGAAGCGGGACATATTAGTCGCCAGAAATTTGTGGAGATTACGGCGACAAATCCTGCAAGATTACTCAATATTCCCCATAAAGGGCGTATTGCAGTTGGGTGTGATGCCGATATTTTGATCTGGGATCAAGATTATGAGGGGGAAATTCATAATAAAGATCTCTGCCAAGGTATCGATTACTCTGCTTTTGAAGGGTTTAAAATCAAAGGTCGAGCTGATAAGGTCTTTCTACGTGGCCAACTGATGGCAGAGAAGGGAAAGTTTATTGGTAAGAAGGGTGAAGGAAAGCGTCAACATGCCAAACCTTTTGGTTTTTGTTTCGATTATCTTCGACGCCCACTTGTTGAGCCACGCTCTTCCTAG
- a CDS encoding GntR family transcriptional regulator, giving the protein MPINSFQEFQHSLERDDRSLPLYQKIKEFILEKIAIREWLPHQKLPSENEISAILNVSRMTVNRAFKELTEEGYLFREKGSGTFVAEPFQLTPFFELFPISQEIAIEGNQYGVLILERKRLAYDEVPFASLFQLSKEEAAEFPFLYSEILYLSNGIPIQYEQRTLLAAFAPRYEEEHFTHHCSSAYLLNLVPALSQKHRLEAMIPSPELKKILSIEGEEACFKVIEKLQIQGKLRSYAEQFYPASRYQFHSKI; this is encoded by the coding sequence ATGCCAATCAATTCATTTCAAGAATTTCAGCACTCATTAGAGCGTGATGATCGCTCTTTGCCACTCTATCAGAAGATTAAAGAGTTTATTCTCGAAAAGATTGCCATCCGAGAGTGGTTGCCACATCAAAAGCTTCCTTCCGAAAATGAGATCTCGGCTATTTTGAATGTTAGCCGAATGACAGTGAATCGAGCTTTTAAGGAGCTTACGGAGGAGGGCTATCTCTTTCGTGAAAAGGGATCGGGTACATTTGTGGCAGAACCATTTCAGCTTACCCCTTTTTTTGAACTATTTCCCATCTCTCAAGAGATTGCCATTGAGGGGAATCAATACGGTGTTCTGATTCTTGAGCGCAAACGTCTCGCCTATGATGAAGTCCCTTTTGCCTCGCTCTTTCAGCTTTCTAAAGAAGAGGCGGCAGAATTTCCTTTTCTTTATAGTGAAATCCTCTATCTTAGTAACGGTATCCCGATTCAATATGAGCAACGAACATTATTAGCCGCTTTTGCCCCTCGCTATGAAGAGGAGCACTTTACCCATCATTGTAGTAGTGCCTATCTTCTCAATTTAGTGCCGGCACTCTCCCAAAAGCATCGTCTCGAGGCGATGATACCCTCTCCTGAACTGAAGAAAATTTTGAGTATTGAGGGGGAAGAGGCTTGCTTTAAAGTGATTGAAAAATTGCAGATTCAAGGAAAGCTCCGTTCCTACGCAGAACAATTCTATCCGGCATCGCGATATCAATTCCATAGTAAAATTTGA
- a CDS encoding sulfite exporter TauE/SafE family protein, with the protein MIDITLLAAVFLVGLNGSLHCVGMCGPIVGILGMNTDANTHSKRIGTAICYNLGRISTYVILGFVAMLLSVAMQDLKPLQIVIRYFSGMIMLFVALQLIGFPQYLAFIEKPLNKLSRPISQLTRKFFPIKTLKGAYVAGLAWGLLPCGMVYMAFAMSLGVENVLAAPLVMLFFGLGTLPMMLTLSVSGNFFGSFFSSPKARKISGLLVLAMTIFYMGSMLMSDLGIGGGHDHHGHGMDHSAMDHSQMDHDAMGHGAMDHSQMDHGAMGHGTMDHSEMDHSEIDHSTMHH; encoded by the coding sequence ATGATTGATATTACGTTGCTTGCAGCGGTGTTTTTGGTAGGGCTTAATGGTTCGCTACATTGTGTGGGGATGTGTGGGCCGATTGTCGGTATTTTAGGGATGAATACCGATGCGAATACTCATAGTAAGCGTATTGGAACAGCCATTTGTTATAACTTAGGACGAATTTCCACCTATGTGATCTTAGGATTTGTTGCGATGCTTCTCTCTGTTGCGATGCAAGATCTCAAGCCATTACAGATTGTGATTCGTTACTTTTCAGGAATGATTATGCTCTTTGTGGCGTTACAGTTGATCGGCTTTCCACAATATCTCGCCTTTATTGAGAAACCGCTCAATAAGCTTTCTCGCCCGATCTCTCAGTTAACGCGCAAATTCTTTCCCATTAAGACCTTAAAAGGGGCCTATGTTGCCGGACTTGCTTGGGGGCTACTCCCTTGTGGCATGGTCTATATGGCATTTGCGATGAGCTTAGGAGTGGAGAATGTTTTAGCAGCACCATTAGTGATGCTCTTTTTTGGATTAGGAACGTTACCGATGATGTTGACCTTAAGTGTCTCTGGAAACTTCTTTGGGAGCTTCTTTAGCTCTCCAAAAGCACGCAAGATTTCCGGATTATTGGTGTTAGCGATGACCATCTTCTACATGGGATCGATGTTGATGAGCGATCTTGGGATCGGCGGTGGTCATGATCATCATGGACATGGCATGGATCATTCAGCGATGGACCATTCACAGATGGATCATGATGCGATGGGGCATGGGGCAATGGATCACTCGCAGATGGACCATGGTGCGATGGGGCATGGAACAATGGACCACTCAGAGATGGATCATTCAGAGATCGATCATAGCACGATGCATCATTAA